From Natranaerobius trueperi, one genomic window encodes:
- the pgsA gene encoding CDP-diacylglycerol--glycerol-3-phosphate 3-phosphatidyltransferase, protein MNLANKITIGRIILAPVFMVFLLVRIPYGEFIASAIFIIASVTDALDGYIARTRKQITNFGKFLDPLADKLLITAALITLVGMGKLHAMIAFIIISREFAVTGLRVVAAAEGVVISASKLGKYKTITQIVAIVALMLQVGLDRIPLLNIPLGPLVTISLSLAVIITIVSGVDYFYKNHKLIKLGN, encoded by the coding sequence ATGAACTTAGCGAATAAAATAACTATAGGACGAATAATATTAGCACCTGTTTTTATGGTTTTTTTGCTAGTTAGGATACCATATGGAGAGTTTATTGCAAGTGCTATATTTATAATTGCATCAGTTACTGATGCATTAGATGGATATATTGCACGTACTCGTAAACAGATTACCAACTTTGGTAAATTTTTGGATCCCCTAGCTGATAAATTATTAATAACAGCTGCTTTAATTACATTAGTAGGAATGGGTAAACTACATGCAATGATAGCTTTTATTATAATAAGTCGAGAATTTGCTGTAACTGGTTTACGAGTTGTTGCTGCAGCGGAAGGTGTTGTGATTTCTGCAAGTAAGTTAGGTAAATATAAGACAATTACACAAATAGTTGCTATAGTGGCTTTAATGCTACAAGTTGGATTAGACAGGATACCACTACTAAATATTCCATTAGGACCGTTAGTTACTATTAGTTTATCTTTAGCAGTGATTATAACGATAGTTTCCGGAGTGGATTATTTCTACAAAAACCATAAATTAATTAAATTAGGAAACTAA